In Arvicanthis niloticus isolate mArvNil1 chromosome 27, mArvNil1.pat.X, whole genome shotgun sequence, a genomic segment contains:
- the Sowahb gene encoding ankyrin repeat domain-containing protein SOWAHB — MAGELSQEALLDFLCQAGGRVRNAELLSHFKGFLRDPHVPPGQLQKRRELFKGFVNSVAAVRQDPDGTKYVVLKRRYRDLLGEEGLQRPAPADGQPRSHRHRDPEPQKPPAGAGTRVDVGDHELVGSSARKEAESDPNPADNPSQRTPGPEAAQARGRCAAVGTQGRCCWECQQNGWGQPTGQPLPEDVGDPVAAWEKPERAAPARDDLGAPGWLREEAAAERALVSVTPVWPPAAVGAAGSPTSPPALLTYPAPSREPLELFTASSPNHSTQQLQQQQRTREWVARCPQVPEPGIQGPTRAWSVVPDNFFQLSSETAFRVTETNSALPEPSLSFHSLLPVIPDESSESWPGNPPPTVFRSIRCQLSLQDLDDFVDQESHGSEESSSGPRESPGTPEEGLQPVLRTSSWGELGDPVEELLVSPNEGSPCLIQRGLRNRGNAPSFRKVPTVAKSLGDHHQEPFPAPKFRRSIRRSSRAGRTKSPSSSDEESLDEDLLKRSRRPPRSRKPSKAGALPSPRVDVVLVHKLADANTVASQPHSSCVPSRNGSAALVFHRPSEHRSPLVPLDAREHEWIVRLASGSWFHVLTLFWEDPQLALHRDFLTGYTALHWIAKHGDLSALQNLVSGAQKAGIALDVNVRSSCGYTPLHLAAIHGHQGVIKLLVQRLASRVNIRDCSGKKPWQYLKSNVSGETWQLLGAPRGKPIFPVYSLVQSSSPARKVKSREVSRNVTRKTSLAALLKTQHNKWKLASQYEKFHTPKEREEYSD; from the coding sequence ATGGCCGGAGAGCTGAGCCAGGAGGCACTGCTGGACTTTCTGTGTCAGGCCGGGGGCCGCGTGCGTAACGCAGAGCTGCTGAGCCACTTCAAGGGCTTCCTGCGCGACCCTCACGTGCCTCCCGGCCAGCTGCAGAAGCGTCGCGAGCTCTTCAAGGGCTTCGTGAACTCGGTGGCCGCAGTGCGCCAGGACCCCGACGGCACAAAGTACGTGGTGCTCAAGAGGAGGTACAGGGACCTGCTGGGGGAGGAGGGCCTGCAGCGACCCGCCCCCGCAGACGGACAGCCGCGGAGCCACCGCCACCGTGACCCGGAGCCGCAGAAGCCGCCGGCAGGTGCGGGGACCCGTGTGGACGTAGGTGACCATGAGCTAGTGGGCAGCAGCGCGCGGAAGGAGGCCGAATCAGACCCCAACCCAGCAGACAACCCGAGCCAGAGGACACCGGGGCCAGAGGCTGCTCAAGCCAGAGGCAGGTGTGCGGCGGTGGGGACGCAGGGACGCTGCTGCTGGGAGTGCCAGCAGAACGGCTGGGGACAGCCCACGGGACAGCCGCTGCCGGAAGATGTCGGAGACCCTGTAGCCGCCTGGGAGAAGCCGGAGCGCGCTGCGCCTGCCCGGGATGACCTCGGAGCTCCGGGGTGGCTGCGGGAAGAAGCGGCGGCCGAGCGCGCGCTTGTGTCTGTAACGCCTGTCTGGCCTCCGGCCGCCGTCGGGGCTGCAGGCAGCCCGACGTCCCCGCCCGCGCTCCTGACCTACCCGGCTCCCTCCAGAGAGCCGCTGGAGCTGTTTACCGCCAGCTCCCCGAACCATTCAacccagcagctgcagcagcagcagcgcaCTCGCGAGTGGGTAGCCAGATGCCCGCAGGTGCCTGAGCCGGGGATCCAGGGGCCCACTCGCGCCTGGTCAGTAGTGCCAGACAACTTCTTCCAGCTATCTTCAGAAACCGCTTTTAGGGTCACGGAGACCAACTCGGCGCTGCCAGAGCCCTCTCTGtcttttcattctctccttcctgtgattCCTGACGAGTCCTCAGAATCCTGGCCGGGGAATCCTCCACCTACTGTCTTTCGAAGCATTCGCTGTCAGCTGTCCCTTCAGGatctggatgactttgtggatcAAGAGAGCCATGGCAGCGAGGAGAGTAGCAGTGGACCCAGAGAATCTCCTGGAACCCCCGAAGAGGGGCTGCAACCTGTCTTGAGAACTTCCTCTTGGGGAGAGCTTGGGGATCCAGTTGAGGAGCTGCTTGTGTCACCAAACGAAGGCAGCCCCTGCCTGATCCAGCGGGGCCTCAGGAATAGAGGGAATGCACCCAGTTTTCGGAAGGTCCCAACGGTGGCTAAAAGCCTTGGGGACCACCACCAGGAGCCCTTCCCTGCCCCCAAGTTCCGGAGGTCTATCAGGAGGAGCTCTCGAGCAGGGAGAACCAAGTCTCCCTCTTCCTCAGATGAGGAGTCTCTTGATGAGGACTTGTTGAAAAGGAGCCGGCGCCCACCTCGGTCTAGGAAACCTTCCAAGGCAGGAGCCCTGCCCAGCCCAAGGGTGGATGTTGTTTTGGTACACAAATTGGCAGATGCTAATACTGTGGCCAGTCAGCCACACTCCTCATGTGTCCCCAGCAGGAATGGATCTGCAGCCTTGGTATTCCACAGACCTTCTGAGCACAGGTCTCCCCTTGTCCCCCTAGATGCCAGGGAGCATGAGTGGATTGTGAGGCTTGCCAGTGGCTCCTGGTTTCACGTGCTGACTTTATTCTGGGAGGACCCCCAGCTGGCTTTGCACAGAGACTTCCTGACGGGGTACACAGCCTTGCACTGGATAGCAAAGCACGGTGACCTGAGTGCCCTTCAGAACTTGGTCTCTGGAGCCCAGAAGGCGGGGATTGCACTCGATGTAAACGTGAGGTCCAGCTGTGGCTATACCCCACTGCACCTTGCAGCTATTCATGGGCACCAGGGAGTCATCAAATTGCTGGTGCAAAGATTGGCTTCTCGGGTGAACATTCGGGACTGCAGTGGTAAGAAGCCGTGGCAGTATCTGAAAAGTAATGTCTCTGGGGAAACGTGGCAGCTCCTGGGTGCACCCCGGGGCAAACCTATCTTCCCTGTCTATTCCTTAGTCCAAAGCTCTTCCCCAGCCAGGAAGGTCAAGAGCCGGGAAGTGTCTAGAAATGTCACCCGGAAGACTTCCTTGGCTGCTTTGCTCAAAACTCAGCACAACAAATGGAAATTGGCCAGCCAATATGAGAAATTCCACACcccaaaggagagagaagagtatagTGACTGA